The window ATTATAACCCTTCATCCTGAGATATCTTATCATTATGTCCTTCAGGGTCTTGTTCATCGCGGTCCCCAAGTGAATGGATCCCGTCGTATACGGCGGACCGTCGAGGAAGTGAAATCTCTCCCCTCCGGATCTCAGTTCTTTGGTCTTTTCGTAAGCTTTGGAGGAGACCCAGAATTCTTGGATCTCCTTTTCTATCGTTGGCGCATCATAGTTCGCGCGGACCTGCTTTATCATCGCTAATCCTCTTTTGCCCGGTATATCTTGCCGGGATGTAGTGGCAATCCACGTCCCGATTAAATATTTACCGCTTAGGACGACTCTGCTGAACAGTAGTCAGATCTGATGCCGCACCTGCAGTTATAATAACTGTACTGTGTATGTTCAAAAACGATTATCTTGTCGTCCGTGCCGATGTCTGGACAACGAAGCATACAAACGACAGATTCGGGGTTTTCGGAGTGGGTGGCTACCCTCAAGATGAAGATCCATTCTGCACAGAATAAATTAGTGTTCTCTGTCAACTCGCAGGTGCTTGAGTTATACTGGGAGATTGGGCGGGATATAACAGAAAAACAACAAAACTCAAACTGGGGGAGCGGACTTGTCGAACAAGTGGCCGAAGAACTCAAGCGGGATTTTCCGGATGTCAAAGGCTTTTCGCGCCGTAACATCTATGCCATTTTGCAGTGGTATAAGTTCTATTCTCAAAGGTATCAATTTGTGCCACACGGCGTGGCACAATTACCGTGGGGCCATAACAGGCTTATTGTGACGAAGGTAAAGGACATCGACGAAGCTGAATTTTATTGCAAGGCAGCTGCTCAGAACGCCTGGGACAGGGACACTTTAGAGATACAGATCGAAAACGAATATCGCCTGAAAGCTGGGAATTCCACACACAATTTTAGCAGTACACTACCAGCAAAACACTCTGAGCTTGCAGAGCAGGTTCTGAAAGATCCGTACAACTTCGATTTCCTCGGTTTGGAGAACGATGCTTTGGAAAAAGCAATAGAGGCCGAACTTACAAAGAACATCACTCATTTCCTGCTTGAACTTGGAAGGGGTTTCGCATTCCTCGGCAGGCAGTATAAGATAGAGATCGGCGAGAACGATCATTTTCTTGATATGCTGTTCTACCATGTTGAACTGCGATGCTACATTGTGATAGAACTCAAGGCTGGCAGATTCATTCCAGAATATGCTGGCAAACTCAATTATTACCTGTCGGCGGTTGACAGCCAATTACGAAAACAGGGCGATAATCCCACAATCGGCATTCTTTTGTGCAGAAGGAAAAACAAAATAGATGCGGAGTACGCCCTGCGGGATGTCCGTAAGCCGATGGGCATCAGCGAGTATGTGCTGACGAACTCTGTCCCGGACGATATCAAGCTGAAACTGCCCTCTGTGGAAGAACTTGAGCGCGAACTGGAGAAACAGCACCGTAATTCATCAATTGATAATCCCGAATAAAACCTGCGCCTGTCAGGTTGTGCTTTGTGTCGGATGTGTTCAACACAGTTTTCAGGACGCCCCTGTCCGATTTCACCCTGTAGCCGACCGACAAAACCACGTCGAGGCTGTAGTAAGCCACCTGGTATGTTTCCCATCTGCTGCAGTTGTCGCAAAATTTGCGACAGAGGATAACCCGCATAGTTCCTCCCTCAGCGCATTGTTGATGTGCTTGCAGATGGTCTTCACGTCCCTGCCGAATAGGAGGGATATCTGATGTCTGTTCAACCAGACCGTCTCGTTCTCGAACCGGACCTCCAGCTCGAGCGAGCTGTTCGGGTGATAGAGGATCATCTCCCACTTGTCGTGTTGCTGCTGCGGCCCCATTGTAACAGTTAGGCATCACTCCTTCCCTCCTGTAAAAGGCGCTGACTGCAGTCATCCACGTAGCGTGGGGGATAATGGTGTCCTTTGGGCTCGACATGAGGCAATACCCAAGAAGGGGGCAGGGCACCCATCGTCTAACGCTACCGGCGCGGGGCATTGGGCCGTCAGCCGGTTTTGAATTTACATTATAATAAATGTCGAAAGGAGAAGGGGGTATTCCCCTCCTCCCTTCTGTTTTTGAAAATATTTCACTTAAGTTGCGTTCTTACGAAACAATACGACCGCTCCTCCAATACATACCGCGACGATCCCAACGGCGACCACTGCTACCCACAGCAGGACATTGCCGTTGTCGCCGCCGCTTTCACCGGTGCCGACCTCCAGCGTTATGGTGGCATAGCCGTCGGTGAACTCCGCCGTGTACTGGTAGATACCGGGGGCAAGCGTTCCGAGGTAGCTCTCATCGAATGTTATGAGAGTGTTCTCTCCCACTGTGTAGTCCGCAGTATCCACGACCTCGTTCACGAGCATCAGTCTCAGGAAATTGCTGCCAGGAGCGTCGATCCTCCATTCCGAACCGCCGGTGCCATTCCACGGGCCGGGCTGTTCGGTTACGGGATACTCTGTCTGTCCGGACCTCGTATCCTTGACAGCTATGCTCAGGGACGGGTTCGGACCGCCGCTCATCGCAAAGGTCAAGGTATAAGCGCCTGCGCCCAGCGTCGAAAGATACTCCTTCTTGATCGTGTAGGAGTTTCCGCTTACCGTGTAGTCGGTTCCCGCGTTCAGGGTGTATGTCCCCAGCCTTATTGCCGATAACGTATAGATTCCGGGAGACAGAGTGACTACGATGTCCCTGTATTCAACGGAGGATGTGTTCTCATCGAACGAAGCGGATGACAGGCTGATGCTTGCGTTGGTATTATTTGTGCCACCGCCCCCTCCTCCGCTGCTCTTCGTGAAGGTCATTGTTATCACCGCGCTGTCGGTCATCCCCGTCTTGACGGCGAATGCTTTGACCGTAGCGGTGGCAGAAAGGGTGAACGCTCCGGTGTAGAGTGTGCTTCCGATGGTAGGCACAGAACCGTCCAGTGTGTAGTAGATATCCGCGCCCGCAGTCGCACAGGAGAGGCTCACATTCTGGGTCGCAGCGAACGTTCCGCCGTTAGGAGATGCCGTCGGCGTCTTTACCTGGAACAACGGCAGAGTCACGGTGCTGCTGACCGCTCCGCTGGCATTGTAACCGGGTTTATCCGCCATGCGCTTGTATCCTGTCACAGTCTCGCCTGGCAGACAGCTCTTCGTGTTGACGGTGTTCCATGTAATTCCGTCAAAGCTGTATTCCGCGCCTGCTGTGAGGGGGATCGTCACGGTATATGACGTATCGCCCACGCCGGCATAAGACAGCGTGAATGCTGCCGGCGGGTTCTGAGGCAGGTTGTCAGTGTTGACGGTCACCGTCGACGCGAGGGAAGCATTGTTTGTCAATGTGTCCACGAACCTTATCCCCAGCAAAACATTCTCAGCGGCGGGCGATGTGTAAGTGTTCGTCGGAACCCATGTCGTGCCGCCGTCGAAGCTGTATTCAGCGCCCGTCACAGCGGTTATTGTCACAGTCTTCGGGAAGCCTCCCGATGAGATGCTGTAATCCAGCGGCGGGGCCGCTTGATTCAGTTTGCTGAATACCACAGCGCCGGTGTTACCGACCGCGCCGGCTTCCTGGGTGGCCGTCTCCTTCATTCTGACATAGAAGGTATGGCTTGACGAAGGCGCAATGCCGGAAAAGACATTACTGTCCTGCCATGTTACTCCGTCCGTACTGTACTCGGCGCCGGCTATCGGCGTCATTGTGTAGATGAAGGTCGTGTTATCATTTGTTCCGTAGGATCCGGTGACCGAAGCGGGAGCTGCGGGCCCTGCGATCTTGTCGATCGTCTGTCCTGCCAGGCTGTACGGAGAGTTTGTTATGGTGTAGTTGTTCGCCAAAGCTGTGCCGCCGAGGGTCACCGTCACTGTGACCGTCTTGCCCGTGCCTGCATTTGCGTTATCGAAGACACCTGATGCGGTGTAATCCGTTCCGAGGACAAGACTCTCGCCGCCTACCAGACCGGAGAACGTGACGCTGTTCACTGTTGCCGCTGTGGTGTTGTCATATGTCTTTGCGTTAATGGAGGCATTGGTTATGGTTATCCCCGCCTTGCTGATCGTCCCATTGGAGAACATAGGCTGCGCAGTCGGCACGAGGTACTTCCATGCGTCTGTGCCAGCTATACCGTAGCCTGCGGCAGTCACGCCGATGCTCGTTCCTGCATTCGCGCTGTTGAACACGACGGTGCCGTTCGATACTGTTACGTCATCGCTGTTTATCACGCCGCTCAGCGCAGGCTGAGCGGTTGCGGTTGCAGCCGCTGTCCCGTCATAGGTCTTGTTGCTGGCCGTGCCTGCGGCGGTCCATGTCAGCTGTTTCTTCGAAATCGTGAAGGATGCGCTTCCGATTCCGGCGTAGTCATTGCTGACGAGCGTGGCCGTCACAGTATACGTTCCCGGCTCGGTCGGCTTACTGGATGAACTGTACGGTGTGCTTGAACCATCGCTCAGAGTCCCGGTGTAGAACCAGGTGAAAGTGTTTCCGCCCGCGCCCGCCGATGCGCTCGGATTGCCGAGCGTACCGCCGTAGGTGATGTTCCCCAGCGCATTGACGGTTACGGTGACCGGGGTCTTGTCCACACACTGCAGTGTCACGGTAGCGGCTATTGTGCCGTAGTTCTGTGTCTGTATCGAGATGTCTATTGTCGCCGTGAACGCGCTCCCGACAGGCATGCTGTTCACACTCACCATGAGAGTGTCGCCGCTGATGCTCGGTGACCCGTTGATTATGCTGCCAGTGTCGGTCACGGTGCCGACAGTATAGCTCACAGCGCCGAGATTGCCGGCGGGCACGGTGACGCCAAATGCCAAGGGGATGCCGAGGACGCCCGCCGCGTCGCCGTTCAGGAGATCCTTTGTGATGTCCGGAGCCGCGCCGGCGTAAGTCGCAGTGCCAATCGTCTGACCTGCCAGGCTGTATGGGGAGTTTGTTATGGCGTAGTTGTTCGCCAAAGCGGTTCCGCTGAGAGCTACCGTCACGGTGACCGTCTTGCCCGTGCCTGCATTTGCGTTATCGAAGACACCTGATGCGGTGTAATCCGTTCCGAGGACGAGACTCTCGCCGCCTGCCAAGCCGGAGAACGTGACGCCGTTCACTGTTGCCGCTGTGGTGTTGTCATATGTCTTCGCGTTGACAGAGGCATTGGCGATCGTTAACGATGCCTTGTCGATCGTTCCATTGGCGAAAGAAGGCTGTGCTGACGGTGCGGTGTATTTCCATGCGCCCGTACCGGCTATGCCGTAGCCCGAAGCCGTCACACCGATGCTTGTTCCTGCGTTCGCAGTGTTGAACGCAACGGTGCCGTTCGATACTGTTACGTCATCGCTGTTTATCACGCCGCCCAATGTGGGCTGAGTGGCCGCCGTTGCGGTAGCGAACCCGTCATAGGTCTTGTCGGTGACGGTTCCGGATGTTGCCCATGTGAGCTGCTTCGGGAAGATTGTGAATGTCGCGCTTCCGCTTCCGGCGTAGTCATCGCTGACGAGAGTGGCCGTTACGGTGTAGTTACCGGGTTCGGTTGGCTTACTGGATGAACTGTACGGTGTGCTCGAACCGTCGCTCAGCGTGCCGGTGTAGGACCAGGTGAAAGTGCTTCCGCCGTCGCTGGCGACAGCGCTCGGATCCCCGAGCGTGCCGCCGTAGGTGATGTCGGCGGGTGCGGTGACCGTTACGGTGACGGGAGTCTTGTCTACGCACTGTAGTGTCACCGTCGCGGCTATGGTCCCGTAGTTCTGTGTTTGGATAGATATGACGATTGTCGCAGTGAACGTGCTTCCCACAGGCATATTGTTAACACCCACTGTTAGGGTGCTACCGCTGACGCTCGGTGATCCGTCAATGATGCTGCCCGCATCCGTCACTGTCCCTGTTGAATAGCTTACTGTGCCGAGGGTACCGACAGATACGGTTATGCCGAACGCCAGGGGGATACTGAATGTATCCGCGAAGCCGTTCAGGACATTCTGGCTTATGTTCGGGGCCGGGCCGCTGTATGTCGCAGTACCGATGGTCTGTGCCGTTAGGCTGTACGGGGAGTTTGTTACCGTATAGTTGTTTGCCAATGCGGTGCCGCTGAGAGCTACCGTCACGGTGACCGTCTTGCCGGAGCCTGCGTCCGCAGTGTCGAAGATGGCGGATGCGGTGTAATCGGTGTCGAGGGTCAGGCTCTCGCCGCCTGCCAAGCCGGAGAACGTGACGCTGTTCACTGTTGCCGCTGTGGTGTTGTCATATGTCTTCGCGTTGACAGAGGCATTGGCGATCGTTAACGATGCCTTGTCGATCGTTCCGTTGGCGAAAGAAGGCTGTGCTGATGGTGCGGTGTATTTCCATGCGCCCGTACCGGCTATGCCGTAGCCTGATGCAGTGACGGCGATGTTCGTTCCGGCGTTCGCAGTGTTGAACGCGACTGTGCCGTTCGATACTGTTACGTCATCGCTGTTTATCACGCCGCCCAATGTGGGCTGAGTGGCCGCCGTTGCGGTAGCGGACCCATCATAGGTCTTGTCGGTGACGGTTCCGGATGTTACCCATGTGAGCTGCTTCGGGAAGATCGTGAATGTCGCGCTTCCGCTTCCGGTGTAATAGTCGCTCACGAGGGTCGCCGTTATGGTGTAGTTACCGGGTTCGGTCGGCTTACTGGATGAACTGTACGCAGTGCTTGTTCCGTCGCTCAGCGTCCCGGTGTAGAACCAGGAGAAAGTGCTTCCGCCGTCGCTGGCGACAGCGCTCGGATCCCCGAGCGTGCCGCCGTAGGTGATGTCGGCGGGTGCGGTGACCGTTACGGTGACGGGAGTCTTGTCCGCGCATTGAAGCGTCACCGTCGCGGCTATGGTCCCGTAGTTCTGCGTTATTATGCTGATGGGTATGGTCGCTGAGAACGCGCTTCCGGCGGGCATGTTGTTCACGTACACCGTGAGGGTGCTGCCGCTGACGCTTGGCGATCCGTCAATGATGCTACCCGCATCCGTCACTGTCCCTGTTGAATAGCTTACCGTGCCGAGAGTACCCACCGTTACCGAGGGGTTGAGTCCTGACAGCAGAATGAAGAAGGTGTCTGTCATGCCGTTTATGACAACCTGATCTATGTTAGGGGATGCGCCGCTGTATGTCGCAGCGTCGATCGTCTGGCCTGTCAGGCTGTACGGGGAGTTGGTTATGGCGTAGTTGTTTGCCAATGCGGTGCCGCTGAGAGCTACCGTCACGGTGACCGTCTTGCCGGAGCCTGCGTCCGCAGTGTCGAAGACGGCGGATGCGGTGTAATCGGTGTCGATGGTCAGGCTATCGCTGCCTGCCAAGCCGGAGAACATGACGCCGTTCACTGTTGCCGCTGTGGTGTCATCGTATGTCTTCGCGCTAATGGAGGCACCGGTGATCGTTAACGATGCCTTGTCAATAGTTCCGCTGGCGAAAGAAGGCTGTGCTGACGGCGCGGTGTATTTCCATGCGCCCGTACCGGCTATGCCGTAGCCTGATGCGGTGACGGCGATGTTCGTTCCGGCGTTCGCAGTGTTGAACGCAACGGTGCCGTTCGATACCGTTACATCATCGCTGTTTATCACGCCGCTCAGCGTAGGCTGAGTGGCCGCTGTGGCGGTAGCGGACCCATCATAGGTCTTGTCGGCGACGGTACCGTCTGCATTCCATGTGAGCTGCTTCGGAGAGATCGTGAACGTTGCGCTTCCGTCGCCCTCGTAACTGTTGCTGACCAAAGTGGCAGTTACAGTATAGTT is drawn from Candidatus Methanoplasma cognatum and contains these coding sequences:
- a CDS encoding PDDEXK nuclease domain-containing protein, which produces MKIHSAQNKLVFSVNSQVLELYWEIGRDITEKQQNSNWGSGLVEQVAEELKRDFPDVKGFSRRNIYAILQWYKFYSQRYQFVPHGVAQLPWGHNRLIVTKVKDIDEAEFYCKAAAQNAWDRDTLEIQIENEYRLKAGNSTHNFSSTLPAKHSELAEQVLKDPYNFDFLGLENDALEKAIEAELTKNITHFLLELGRGFAFLGRQYKIEIGENDHFLDMLFYHVELRCYIVIELKAGRFIPEYAGKLNYYLSAVDSQLRKQGDNPTIGILLCRRKNKIDAEYALRDVRKPMGISEYVLTNSVPDDIKLKLPSVEELERELEKQHRNSSIDNPE
- a CDS encoding YDG domain-containing protein translates to MFGMKNSNKVLAIVIAASMLLTVAATLNFTSTTTEGGGYGGNVLVVTTDANSGSGSLRQMLADAQDGDFITFDPSVEEITLTDSIQFVQKDITINGMAGVVITKNASSEFRLLTSWANTGTLTLIGLTFDNGNTTENGAGVYSASSLCMTGCAFRNNISLGGAGGGAFADGATTLANCTFIGNTSIIGGGLGAANGDAELTGCTFIGNTATSASGGGIYVDSGDAIVTGCTFVGNEASNGGGVYVSNGDAELTGCTFIGNEASNGGGVYVSNGDAIVTSCTFTGNKAIYGSAVDAYNDITITDCGFTDNSSTGGTVYSGNVYAENCSFYADSVSGGNAGVISAIYSAVLYHSTLANNSGGATAYNVNVVSGSITIENCLMTSDTLGGDSNQGVSGDNKLIANYADAFGDNVLTFNYIMPLPGVADGANVIAGHESDAAGNYRGNAGAACLYGAVNWTAMSWIVTNSYNDNTTGSLRNRVGAADSYATAPLPDKRVVYFDAVNTVDGTSVFYIGLTSTAGGGVSFFNDVMIVGRLGSDGDPEVIVDGSGETRVFTHAVPSGTPGTSYYYGLAIMNGYADSSNMGGGIGSNDSIVAQTCVFVANEGGYGGGVIVNGDAVLTNCVFVHNATTDSGGGVYIGGDAKMTNCVFAGNTASAGAGGGAVVVGDANLEGCVFIGNAAGDYGGGLAAFNDANLEGCVFIGNAASNYGGGAYVDNDANLEGCVFIGNGAYRGGGAFVYNNADLEGCVFIGNAAGDYGGGLYVYIDANLQGCVFVDNEAYYGGGAFVYNNADLEGCAFISNESVEFGGGAFVNNDGDLKNCVFTNNTAAHGGGVYVWNGSTLTDCVFIGNIAYTDGHGGGAALVGYSGYIAVMDCTFIDNFSSYAGGGVFAWGDASLTGCVFTGNEADGSNGGGAGLDGISVITNCTFTGNTANGNGGGVYVTDAAFTDCIFTDNAASDTGSGGFGGGACVLKATFTGCVFIGNEAEIDGGGVVSAVGGDVILIDCVFTGNKAHNGAGVSGYGSASLILVNNTFYENISDNIGALSCAEETYIFHTTVTDNIGGGIVAGDNMSAYLYNCIVTGNMYGGTTPLQTYESSLGTIDFTTGSNLIEGESGVTHADVFGTNVFDPLTNTYPVLEGGIADGTASAITDSDLSGFDAGQKAAILAALAYDQTGAVRASAGAVTYGAAEVLSTVKIPATVTVTAPAGITYGDTLGDPSAVASNGGSTFTWFYTGTLSDGSSTTYSSPNKPSEPGNYTVTATLVSNSYEGDGSATFTISPKQLTWNADGTVADKTYDGSATATAATQPTLSGVINSDDVTVSNGTVAFNTANAGTNIAVTASGYGIAGTGAWKYTAPSAQPSFASGTIDKASLTITGASISAKTYDDTTAATVNGVMFSGLAGSDSLTIDTDYTASAVFDTADAGSGKTVTVTVALSGTALANNYAITNSPYSLTGQTIDAATYSGASPNIDQVVINGMTDTFFILLSGLNPSVTVGTLGTVSYSTGTVTDAGSIIDGSPSVSGSTLTVYVNNMPAGSAFSATIPISIITQNYGTIAATVTLQCADKTPVTVTVTAPADITYGGTLGDPSAVASDGGSTFSWFYTGTLSDGTSTAYSSSSKPTEPGNYTITATLVSDYYTGSGSATFTIFPKQLTWVTSGTVTDKTYDGSATATAATQPTLGGVINSDDVTVSNGTVAFNTANAGTNIAVTASGYGIAGTGAWKYTAPSAQPSFANGTIDKASLTIANASVNAKTYDNTTAATVNSVTFSGLAGGESLTLDTDYTASAIFDTADAGSGKTVTVTVALSGTALANNYTVTNSPYSLTAQTIGTATYSGPAPNISQNVLNGFADTFSIPLAFGITVSVGTLGTVSYSTGTVTDAGSIIDGSPSVSGSTLTVGVNNMPVGSTFTATIVISIQTQNYGTIAATVTLQCVDKTPVTVTVTAPADITYGGTLGDPSAVASDGGSTFTWSYTGTLSDGSSTPYSSSSKPTEPGNYTVTATLVSDDYAGSGSATFTIFPKQLTWATSGTVTDKTYDGFATATAATQPTLGGVINSDDVTVSNGTVAFNTANAGTSIGVTASGYGIAGTGAWKYTAPSAQPSFANGTIDKASLTIANASVNAKTYDNTTAATVNGVTFSGLAGGESLVLGTDYTASGVFDNANAGTGKTVTVTVALSGTALANNYAITNSPYSLAGQTIGTATYAGAAPDITKDLLNGDAAGVLGIPLAFGVTVPAGNLGAVSYTVGTVTDTGSIINGSPSISGDTLMVSVNSMPVGSAFTATIDISIQTQNYGTIAATVTLQCVDKTPVTVTVNALGNITYGGTLGNPSASAGAGGNTFTWFYTGTLSDGSSTPYSSSSKPTEPGTYTVTATLVSNDYAGIGSASFTISKKQLTWTAAGTASNKTYDGTAAATATAQPALSGVINSDDVTVSNGTVVFNSANAGTSIGVTAAGYGIAGTDAWKYLVPTAQPMFSNGTISKAGITITNASINAKTYDNTTAATVNSVTFSGLVGGESLVLGTDYTASGVFDNANAGTGKTVTVTVTLGGTALANNYTITNSPYSLAGQTIDKIAGPAAPASVTGSYGTNDNTTFIYTMTPIAGAEYSTDGVTWQDSNVFSGIAPSSSHTFYVRMKETATQEAGAVGNTGAVVFSKLNQAAPPLDYSISSGGFPKTVTITAVTGAEYSFDGGTTWVPTNTYTSPAAENVLLGIRFVDTLTNNASLASTVTVNTDNLPQNPPAAFTLSYAGVGDTSYTVTIPLTAGAEYSFDGITWNTVNTKSCLPGETVTGYKRMADKPGYNASGAVSSTVTLPLFQVKTPTASPNGGTFAATQNVSLSCATAGADIYYTLDGSVPTIGSTLYTGAFTLSATATVKAFAVKTGMTDSAVITMTFTKSSGGGGGGTNNTNASISLSSASFDENTSSVEYRDIVVTLSPGIYTLSAIRLGTYTLNAGTDYTVSGNSYTIKKEYLSTLGAGAYTLTFAMSGGPNPSLSIAVKDTRSGQTEYPVTEQPGPWNGTGGSEWRIDAPGSNFLRLMLVNEVVDTADYTVGENTLITFDESYLGTLAPGIYQYTAEFTDGYATITLEVGTGESGGDNGNVLLWVAVVAVGIVAVCIGGAVVLFRKNAT